One stretch of Daphnia pulicaria isolate SC F1-1A chromosome 6, SC_F0-13Bv2, whole genome shotgun sequence DNA includes these proteins:
- the LOC124342597 gene encoding ATP-binding cassette sub-family B member 6-like, with protein MESAIQYCPPNITLNHPWVNHGLTRCFLDTVSTSVITGFLVLFGSIESIVYRKYGSPIQPRSWQRSKLFVVQIMAAILLTILPIVECFVQLYLVHNGVLYGYLLLYTLGNAIVWPLSLHLVYLERNALLPSIPARGHGLILLIFWTLTFVSQNLAFLNMKNEDWWFDLETTADVVEFSLFIVRFVSTCVAFLLGLKAPGLYTSERLYREGLGSGARSLLEEDQTDPSASNSSPWNNFFAKLRTLMPFVWPKKAPSLQLRVLFCFLLLGAGRVANVYVPVLYKMLVDSMTPAEGNVIFRWDLVLIYVAVKFLQGGGMGGVGFLNNLRSFLWIPVQQYTTRETEIKLFDHLHSLSLRWHLGRKTGEVLRVINRGTDSINSLLSYLLFNIFPTIADILIAIIYFATAFNPWFSLIVFVTMAIYMGGTIAVTEWRTKYKRQMNLEDNKLRGRAVDSLLNFETVKYYGAEQYEVEQYKDIMIRYQVEEWKSTASLNLLNTVQNIIMTIGLLAGSLLCVHFVAEQQLTIGDFVLFGTYIVQLYAPLNWFGTYYRMIQQSFIDMENMLDLLKERQEVKDNPGAQDLVLKEGTIEFQNVSFYYRPEKAILKDVSFTVLPGKTLAIVGASGEGKSTIIRLLFRFFDVQDGAILLDGQDIRGVKQSSVRQAIGVVPQDTVLFNSTIKSNIQYGRVDATDEEVYEAARAADIHDRILGFPDGYETVVGERGLKLSGGEKQRVAIARTLLKSPKFVLLDEATSALDTHTERNIQASLARVCRNRTTLVVAHRLSTIANADQIIVLQEGSIAERGSHEELLALKGVYAEMWNNQISNEGDSTAPTTPVSREFFPCSDGGLFT; from the exons ATGGAGAGTGCCATCCAGTATTGCCCACCCAACATAACTCTGAATCATCCTTGGGTGAACCATGGACTTACCAGATGCTTCTTAGACACTGTCTCCACATCAGTCATTACCGGATTCCTGGTTTTATTCGGGTCTATTGAAAGCATAGTGTACAGGAAATATGGCTCACCCATCCAGCCAAGATCGTGGCAAAgatcaaaattatttgttgttcAAATCATGGCTGCAATTCTGCTTACCATTCTGCCCATAGTAGAGTGTTTTGTCCAACTGTATCTAGTGCACAATGGGGTCCTTTACGGCTATCTTTTGCTTTACACCCTCGGCAATGCCATCGTTTGGCCTTTATCCCTCCATCTGGTTTACTTGGAAAGAAATGCTCTACTGCCTTCCATCCCTGCAAGAGGCCATGGGCTAATACTGTTGATATTTTGGACACTCACTTTTGTTTCCCAGAACTTGGCATTTTTGAATATGAAGAATGAAGATTGGTGGTTTGATTTAGAAACCACAGCTGATGTTGTAGAATTTTCCCTCTTTATTGTCCGTTTTGTGAGCACTTGCGTTGCATTCCTACTTGGTCTCAAAGCTCCTGGACTTTACACTTCTGAAAGACTCTACAGAGAAGGACTCGGATCTGGT GCACGATCCCTACTGGAAGAAGATCAAACCGACCCATCAGCATCCAACTCATCTCCTTGGAATAACTTTTTTGCAAAGTTGCGAACCCTGATGCCGTTTGTTTGGCCGAAAAAAGCTCCGTCCCTTCAGCTTCGAGTGCTGTTCTGTTTCTTGCTGCTTGGCGCTGGCCGAGTTGCCAATGTCTATGTCCCAGTCCTCTACAAAATGCTGG TTGACAGTATGACTCCAGCAGAGGGAAATGTCATCTTCCGTTGGGATCTCGTTTTGATTTACGTTGCCGTCAAGTTCCTCCAAGGCGGAGGCATGGGTGGTGTTGGATTTCTCAACAACCTAAGAAGTTTCCTTTGGATTCCCGTCCAGCAGTACACAACTCGAGAAACAGAG ATCAAACTTTTCGATCACCTGCATAGTCTTAGTCTCCGCTGGCATCTCGGACGCAAAACGGGAGAAGTGTTACGCGTCATCAATCGTGGAACAGACTCGATCAACAGTTTATTGAGCTATCTTCTATTCAACATATTCCCCACCATCGCCGACATTCTCATCGCTATTATTTATTTCGCCACGGCTTTCAACCCGTGGTTCAGTTTAATCGTGTTCGTCACCATGGCCATTTACATGG GTGGGACGATTGCGGTCACTGAATGGCGGACCAAGTACAAACGACAAATGAATCTAGAAGATAATAAATTACGAGGACGAGCTGTTGATTCACTTTTGAATTTCGAAACGGTCAAATATTACGGTGCTGAACAATATGAAGTGGAACAGTACAAGGACATCATGATCAGATATCAG GTTGAAGAATGGAAATCGACCGCATCTTTGAATTTACTCAACACAGTTCAAAATATTATAATGACCATTGGACTTCTAGCCGGATCCTTGCTTTGTGTCCATTTTGTTGCCGAACAGCAATTGACTATCGGAGATTTCGTTCTTTTCG ggacTTATATCGTGCAACTTTATGCACCATTGAACTGGTTTGGAACGTACTATAG AATGATTCAACAATCGTTTATCGACATGGAGAACATGCTCGACCTTTTGAAGGAACGCCAAGAAGTTAAAGATAATCCTGGAGCTCAAGATCTTGTGCTGAAAGAAGGGAcgattgaatttcaaaacGTGTCCTTCTACTATCGACCCGAAAAAGCCATTCTAAAGGACGTCAGCTTTACCGTCTTGCCAGGGAAAACGCTAGCAATC GTCGGTGCATCGGGCGAAGGAAAATCAACCATCATACGACTTCTGTTCCGCTTCTTTGACGTGCAAGATGGCGCAATTCTTCTCGATGGGCAAGACATTCGCGGTGTGAAGCAATCTTCAGTGAGGCAAGCTATCGGCGTTGTACCCCAAGATACGGTTTTGTTCAACAGTACCATCAA GTCAAATATTCAATATGGACGAGTCGATGCAACTGACGAGGAAGTTTATGAAGCTGCCCGAGCTGCTGATATTCATGATCGTATTTTAGGTTTTCCTGATGGATATGAAACTG TTGTCGGTGAGCGAGGTTTGAAATTGAGCGGAGGAGAAAAGCAACGCGTTGCCATTGCTCGAACGTTGTTGAAATCCCCTAAATTCGTTTTACTCGACGAAGCCACTTCTGCGCTCGACACTCACACTGAGCGCAATATTCAG GCCTCATTAGCTCGAGTTTGTCGCAATAGGACAACGCTGGTTGTAGCTCATAGGTTGTCCACGATTGCCAACGCCGATCAGATTATTGTTTTGCAGGAAGGGTCCATTGCAGAGCGCGGAAG CCACGAAGAATTGTTGGCCCTGAAAGGTGTCTACGCCGAAATGTGGAATAATCAAATAAGCAACGAAGGCGACAGCACTGCCCCTACAACTCCTGTTAGTAGAGAATTTTTCCCATGTTCCGATGGTGGATTATTCACATAA